The Spea bombifrons isolate aSpeBom1 chromosome 4, aSpeBom1.2.pri, whole genome shotgun sequence genome segment TCAGCGACCGCTGCCACTACTACAGAGTTGGATTGTGCCAGTGGAGAGGCTTTGAGGCCTCAAACTTTGCCTTTAAACATTGCCCCTGCCCCCGAGCCTCCTAACCCTAATGCCCCGACCCTGAGGGACCAGCCAGACTCCCGCGCCATGATCCGCAAACCGGCTCGACGGAGTAAGCTGCCCCCTGTGTCCACCAATGGTTTTGGGGATGTTTCTTTGTTCCCGCCCCCTAGTGCCCCAACCAAACCTCCTCGGGGGGCTGCCCCTCCCCCGCCGCCGGCTCCACCACCGTTCGAGAGGAAAGGGTCCCTCAAGAGGAATCCAGAAGTTACGGTAAAGGAGAAGACGGGGTCATTAACCAGCCTATCGACGGATGGGTCAAACCAGGGCAAGGTCCAATCGGCACCGACGGAGAACAGTACTGGTGGGTGATGGGATCCATTAACCGGTTTcggtaaattaaccccttcacagcaGGGTGGTTCAGCCATGAGTCCCCCCCTTTTCCGTGTTTGAGGAACCGGAGCAAATTAGACATTTTtccaaaaaactaaaaaatttgagaaatgcataaaatataataatgagtgATATGAggaaaaaactgttaaaataggggaaaaaaccacatttttttgCAGTAGGAGCTACTGATGAACAGTGACCCAATTAATGTTCTGCACCATGCCCCGATCACATTAATACCCCACATACAGAGGGCCACACCCACCCCTTACATTTTACCCCATAGcgtatatttgttatttattttactactactgttttggttttttttacttgtagtgtTAGGGAGCCCTTAACAATATATTAAAgttttaattgtttaatataattttttttttattacatttttttttatttttttctccccagtgGAGATcccagtaatttttttttacatttattttattttcctttttttcatttaaatttaattaccACTGGgctccaattattattattttttctttactttttttcattaatattgattaatttttattaatataatttttttcgtCTGCCTCAATTCTGACTGCCCCTCCCCCTTCCCACGTGGAATGTGTGTATAGGAAATACAGGGTTGATGGGGTTAATCCAGATTTGcggggggtattttttttgccCCTGAATGAAGTATTTCTCGTCTCCTGTTTAGATTCACTGGACGGTCCTCAGGAAGACTCTGCGTCCAGGTGAGTGGGGTAATTGTCTGGAGTGGGGTAACCGTGTGGGGGGCTGGGGTAACAGTGTGGGGGGAGGCTGGGCTTTTCATTGTaatctcatttttttctttatattttcccCTTCAGGTTGCAGAAGGTGAGAAGCCCGCAGTCTATAGACTGGGAATCCCACCTGCGGGACGGTGAGTGCATGCGCATCCTACCTTCCTCTTCTCAGGATCtacaggattattcctccccatgaagTGATCTCCTTCCTGTTGTtcggttgctgattggttcagataTTGATCGGATAATTCTGATCTCCGCTTCCCAGAGATAGAATGCCCCAcgttccctcttcttgcacttATTCCTTCCCTTTGTGCCCCCGCAGAGCCGCTCTACCAGACGTACCGGCAAATAGTCATCAAAAAGGAGATCCGGAGACAGACGGCCCCGCGGAACAGCAGCTTCACCAGCTACGACTCCACGTTAGACAGTCCCCTCTCATCAGGGGGGTCTCCGAGGCTGGGACGGAGATCGGCCGCCCAGCACAACACGTTATGGCAGGAGCTGCCCGCCGTGAAGGAAAGCGGGGTGCTGGAGGGCATGAGCAACGAAcagaagaagatgcaagaggTAAATGCCCCTCCCCTGCGGGGTAACACGGGGAGCTGGGAGTCTGCTCCTCCCCCTGCGGGGTGAATCAGGGAgctgggagtctgcccctccccctgcaGGGTAACACAGGGGgctgggagtctgcccctccccggggtgacACAGAGAgctgggagtctgcccctcccctaCAGGGGGTGACACAGGGAgctgggagtctgcccctcccccctgCGGGGTGACACAGGGAGCTGGGAGACTGCCCTTCCTGGGGCTAATTTATAGGACCGATATAGGCAATTAATACTCTTCCATTAAATATAATGGGTGTTACTAAGATCAGATACTGAGCTCTCTGATTTGCCCCAGGCCATTGTGGTGTGTTCCCCCGGGGCGTTgtggtgtgtgtggtgtgttcCCCCGGGGCGTTGTGTTGTGTGTGGTGTGTTCCCCTGGGgtgttgtgttgtgtgtggTGTGTTCCCCCGGGGCGTTGTGGTGTGTGGTGTGTTCCCCCGGGGCGTTgtggtgtgtgtggtgtgttcCCCCGGGGCGTTgtggtgtgtgtggtgtgttcCCCTGGGGCGTTgtggtgtgtgtggtgtgttgCCCCGGGGCATTGTGTGGTGTGTTGCCCTGATGGGTTGTGGTGGTGTTCCCCCGGGACATTAAGGTGTGATGGCGCGTCGGCACTCCATAGTGTTTAGGCTGTAGTCCCgtctaaccccccctccccccagagCATGTTCGAGGTCCTGACATCAGAGGCGTCCTACCTGCGATCGCTCAACGTCCTCACCGAGCACTTCCTGGGGTCCCGCGAGCTCCTCGACGCCATCATCATCCGCGAGCGCAAGATCCTCTTCTCCAACATCCTCAAGGTCAAGGAGGTCAGCGAGAGGTGAGTGGATAGTGACGCTGAGTGTCTGATGACATAGAGTACTCGGATACCAAACACCACATGCTGTATAACGATAGCGGTTATCTATACTGAGTGATACTCGAGCTGTACGCGTTGTGGGGTATAATGATAGCGAGTATCTATACTGAGTGATACTCGAGCTGTACGCGTTGTGGGGTATAACGATAGCGAGTATCTATACTGAGTGATACTCGTGCTGTACGCATTGTGGGGTATAATGATAGCGAGTATCTATACTGAGTGATACTCGAGCTGTACGCGTTGTGGGGTATAGTGATAGCGAGTATCTATACTGAGTGATACTCGTGCTGTATGCGTTTTGGGGTATAATGATAGCGAGTATCTATACTGAGTGATACTCGAGCTGTACGCGTTGTGGGGTATAACGATAGCGGTTATCTATACTGAGTGATACTCGAGCTGTACGCATTGTGGGGTATAATGATAGCGAGAATCTATACTGAGTGATACTCGAGCTGTACGCATTGTGGGGTATAATGATAGCGAGTATCTATACTGAGTGATACTCGTGCTGTACGCGTTGTGGGGTATAATGATAGCGAGTATCTATACTGAGTGATACTCGTGCTGTACGCGTTGTGGGGTATAATGATAGCGAGTATCTATACTGAGTGATACTCGAGCTGTACGCGTTGTGGGGTATAACGATAGCGAGTATCTATACTGAGTGATACTCGAGCTGTACGCGTTGTGGGGTATAATGATAGCGGTTATCTATACTGAGTGATACTCGTGCTGTACGCGTTGTGGGGTATAATGATAGCGAGTATCTATACTGAGTGATACTCGTGCTGTACGCGTTGTGGGGTATAATGATAGCGAGTATCTATACTGAGTGATACTCGAGCTGTACGCGTTGTGGGGTATAACGATAGCGAGTATCTATACTGAGTGATACTCGAGCTGTACGCGTTGTGGGGTATAATGATAGCGGTTATCTATACTGAGTGATACTCGAGCTGTACGCGTTGTGGGGTATAATGATGGTGAGTATCTCTGCAGGTTCCTGGTGGATCTGGAGGCCCGTGTTGATGACAGTATACTCATTACTGATGTTTGCGACATAATCCATCTCCACGCCGTCAGTCACTTCTCCGTGTATATCGACTACGTGCGGAACCAGCTGTATCAGGAGAAGACGTACAGCGAGCTCATGTGAGTGGCTCTGTGCTCTCCGCGCGCCCCTTCCCCTCTCGGCGCGCCCATCCCCCTTTCCGTGTGCCCCTCCCTGCGCACCGCGCCCCCTCTTTATGCACGCTCCCCCTCTTCCGACACCCGCCTATCCCACTGACTGGGAAGCACGAATTATTTTGGTCTTACCCTGCACAGGGAGGATACCCCACGTCTTGCCCCTATGCCGTTTTGCCCCCCCATCATTGTCCCTCTCCCGTATATTAACCCTTCTGCGTCCTCTTTCAGGGAGAGGAACCCCCAGTTCCACGCGGCCATTTGCCGTTTGCAGGAGTTGCCGCAGTGCCAGCGGCTGCCGTTTATGTCCTTCCTGCTGCTTCCCTTCCAGAGGATCACGCGGATTAAGATGCTCATTGAGGTGAGAGCCCCCCGGGTCCCCCCAGCATTGTCAGCCGCAAAGCGTGACTGGTGGGGGTTGGTgacggtgggggggggggtgcgagGGCTGTTTGTGATTAATGGACGTTCCGGACTTTTCAGAATATCCTGAAGCGGACGGACGAGGGGTCCGAAAAAGAGCAAAACGCCACGAAAGCCTTAGACGCCGTAACAAAGGTACTGAACCCACGGcatctgcccctccccctgcgGGGTGACCCGCGGCTCCAGCTGCCCCCCGGTAGAGCTCTAATCCTCCTGTCGCTCCGCAGATTATCGAGGAATGCAACCGCGAGGTCGGGCGCATGAAGCAGACGGAGGAGCTGATTCACATCGCGCAGAAGATCGAGTTTGATAAAATCAAGGTTAGACCTTTAAACCCCAGCCTCGACCAATCGTGATGACGGAGTTAGTGGATCCCAAATAATCCCCTCTAATGGGGTCTAAGAATTAAAGTTATCAATATGTTTGTATTAGAACCCCCCTCTTATTTGGATCACATGGGAgcggccatcttaacttcctgttctcaggatctgcaggaTTAAGTTATCCCTGTTGTAAAGTTGCTGATTGGGTGGGGAAGGAGCAGGGAGTTCtccagataatgctggctctgccacaggctgccaccaatCCCAGCCCCTGACTCTTAAAAGGGAATATCCCCAAACCATTGTTAAAGTAAAAGGGGGGGTTGGGTGAGTTCATTTAATTATAGCTGGGGGGGTCCCCTTTAATCCACTTTGTGATTGGAGAGCAGGCCTAGGCTTCTCTTTGGCTGGCAGAGGCTTTTTTTGTCTGGAGCACCGGGGGCCACAGCCCTGGCTCTGCATGAACATGGTGTTGTCCCCGCAGGCGATCCCCATTATATCTCGGAGCCGGTTCCTGGAGAAGCAGGGAGAGCTGAATGAGGTGCACCAGAAAGGGAGCCTTTTTGGGATCAAACCGACCAAACTCACCCCCGTCTACCTCTTCCTCTTCAATGACTACCTGCTCATCACCCAGAGGAGGAGGTGAGATCTTGGCAATCAGTTCCGTGTCCCAGTCCCACCATTGACCTCTCCCTCGCTTCATCTATGCTTCCCTTTTGCTCTAATTCCTCCCCGaagcccattttttttcttctctcaatGTCCTCCACTTCCTGTTTCCCTCCCTCTCGGTCCCGTCTCACCTTCTCTGATTTGATTCGCTGTTCAGTTCAGACAAACACCTGGTTCTGGATTACGCTCATCGCTCTCTGGTTCAGCTCCAGTCCTGTCCTACGATGGAGAACGGCTTCTTCCTGACGCTGCTGGAGAATCACCAGGGAAAGACCTGCGACCGGCTCTTTAAAGCATCCAATCAGTGAGTACAACTGGGAGGTAGGAGTTTGCCCCTCCCCCTGCGGGGTGACCCGGGGAGCTgtgagtctgcccctccccctgcgGGGTGACCCGGGGAGCTgtgagtctgcccctccccctgcgGGGTGACACTGGAAGCTGCCCATGTGATAATTACTTGGGATTTGTCCTCCTAGGTCTGACCTCCATCGCTGGGTGGCAGCTTTTCCCAGCCAGAAAGATGATGGTTTCTCTGACAGTGACACGATATACGAGGACTGGGGTGAGTCTTCATTCATTCCCCGTCACGCTTCGCCCCGATATGTCTTCTTCTGCTCCTATCTGATTTTGAGTCGCACTTCTCTGCTCAGACTGCCCCCAGGTCCACTGCATAGAACCGTACATTCCTGTACAGACCGATGAGCTCAGCCTCGAACCCGCTGACATCATCAACGTGCTGAGGAAATCCCCCGAGGGTGAGTGGCGGAACTGCAAGCTAGCAGGGCTCTGATACACGGAACCGTAACCCTGCAGAGCTGGTATACAGAGCGGAGACAGCCAGTAATCCACAGAGCAGGCACTCAAATTTACAAAGAGGTTACAGTGTATAGGAGGGAAGGTTAGTGACCCACAGAGCTGACACTCTAATATACAGAGGATTCAGTGGATAGAGATTAGGGTTCGGCTGGTGCTGTGATGTACAGACAGGAGATAACCTGCAGAGGATACAGTGTATAGAGTGGGGGATCTGTAACCTGCAGAGCTGACGCTCTACTATACAGGGAGGATACATTGTATACAGTGGAGGGGTCGGTAACCCACAGAACTAACACTCCAATATACAGTGGTGATGCAGTATATAAAGAAGAGGTATGGGCCACCTGCAGAGCTGACACTCTAAATACAGAGAAGATCCAGTATATAAACAGTAGGGGTCTGTAACCCGCAGAGCTGACACTCTGATTCCCGTTTACAGGCTGGTACGAGGGGATACGGCTGTCGGATGGCAAGAAGGGCTGGTTTCCCGCGAGTCGCGTTCTTGAAATAACGAATGAACACGTAAGACGGAGGAACCTGCGCGAGCGATACCGCGTCCTCCAGGCCGCGCGCCACATTCAGCTGAACCGGCCCAGCGAGCACAAGAAGAAATGCAGCTCTGCGTGAGTGGCCGGTAAACAGGACCGGAAAGGGAGCGCGGCCGGTAAACGGGACCGGAAAGGGAGCGCGGACGGTAAACGGGACCGGAAAGGGAGCGCGACTGGTAAGCGGGAACGGGAGCAGCACGCGGCCTGTAAACGGGACCAGGAGCAGCGCGCGGCCGGTAAACGGGACTGGGAGCGGCCGGTAAACGGGACCGGGAGCGGCATGCGGCCGGCTCTTGTGGCGGATCGTCGTGTGGCCGGATCCGGTCGGACTCCCGGAGATGGAGCAGAAGAACcaggagatcaggagaagactcCGGATTCCGCGCGTCCTGAACATAAAGATCCGGCTCTTTGGGGGGTTTGTTTAGAAACGTGAAACGCCCCAAAACAGCTGCAAAATGACTCCCGACCCCCACTGCGCTACAGGCCGTCGGCGTGGGCTCCCTGGGCGCTCGCACCGCGCGGGGTTATTATGGTCTGCCATCCGTTTCACTCCTCCGGCTCGTCATTCGCTGCGTTCCCCGGGTTATCGTCGGTGAAGCGGATCCTGCCGCCGGAACTTCATTATTTCAATAATCGTGACTCCGTTTTCCATTTCCATGGATTTCTGCCGTTCCTGGCCAGGCTCTCATTGTGAAATGATCAGTATTAGCTGGCGCTGAGCCCAAGAGCTTGCACTCAGGATTAACTCGTTTCACTGCCGGAGAATTGGGGATTATCCCGGacgcgttatatatatatatatatatatatacatatctcgGAGGTCAGACTTTCCGCCATCCGTCCGGCCCCGCGGAGAGGCTCTCGTACAGGGTAACTCCTCTCGATGTAGCAAGTGGTTTGCACCGTGATGTAAAGTGAtttctgtatacatttttttattgtgtctcGCGTCATAAACCAATGattttctttattacaaactGGATGCTTTCtgaggaaaatattaaaaaaatatgaaaagcaAACAACTGGTGGGGGACTCGGTGAAGGAACAGTCCTTGGGTAATGCACAGACCTGGGGTCCGGGCCCCGGGGTGGGTGACGAAGAGGTTTTATATCTCACTAATGCTCTGCAGCTAATGGCCAGGGAGTCCGGGGACTGCACATGGGGGGCACGATCTTGACAAGGGGCACTGGGGGCCAATCTTACAAAGGCAAGGGTTAATAACGGGAAAAGGCTGTTTCTCCATCAGCGCCAGTGGAGAGGAGCGGAATATTCCTAATGGTGCGGACGTGGGTGGGGCTAAAGACA includes the following:
- the LOC128492588 gene encoding rho guanine nucleotide exchange factor 15-like is translated as MGSCPLRAACPSQCRCACHQQRPGLVLVWVPESLVSRGSHLNEASDSSDDSDVFHGVLSINDEPDEGKWGALRNKMAPGASYPVRRRSQRYERCTRGEEADGVFSDKDRNSVILTSYRSTSECALNGEMAGSSAHVFSQSTLGIRNKEDAGNSTPEDLHSEVPVPNTTSRDGPLSRTDQSNKQTTSDPCLVNEVSPTGEPALPRSEPPPLRNHKSKTETRSATAATTTELDCASGEALRPQTLPLNIAPAPEPPNPNAPTLRDQPDSRAMIRKPARRSKLPPVSTNGFGDVSLFPPPSAPTKPPRGAAPPPPPAPPPFERKGSLKRNPEVTVKEKTGSLTSLSTDGSNQGKVQSAPTENNSLDGPQEDSASRLQKVRSPQSIDWESHLRDEPLYQTYRQIVIKKEIRRQTAPRNSSFTSYDSTLDSPLSSGGSPRLGRRSAAQHNTLWQELPAVKESGVLEGMSNEQKKMQESMFEVLTSEASYLRSLNVLTEHFLGSRELLDAIIIRERKILFSNILKVKEVSERFLVDLEARVDDSILITDVCDIIHLHAVSHFSVYIDYVRNQLYQEKTYSELMERNPQFHAAICRLQELPQCQRLPFMSFLLLPFQRITRIKMLIENILKRTDEGSEKEQNATKALDAVTKIIEECNREVGRMKQTEELIHIAQKIEFDKIKAIPIISRSRFLEKQGELNEVHQKGSLFGIKPTKLTPVYLFLFNDYLLITQRRSSDKHLVLDYAHRSLVQLQSCPTMENGFFLTLLENHQGKTCDRLFKASNQSDLHRWVAAFPSQKDDGFSDSDTIYEDWDCPQVHCIEPYIPVQTDELSLEPADIINVLRKSPEGWYEGIRLSDGKKGWFPASRVLEITNEHVRRRNLRERYRVLQAARHIQLNRPSEHKKKCSSA